In Tsuneonella dongtanensis, a single window of DNA contains:
- the mraY gene encoding phospho-N-acetylmuramoyl-pentapeptide-transferase, with product MLYLLAEWMGFEGLFNLVRYQTFRSGATLMTALVIGLIIGPRFIDLLRVRQGKGQPIREDGPQSHLAKRGTPTMGGLMILTSLMLSLLIWMDLRNPFVWACVAVTLGFGIIGFLDDYDKVTKASHKGVSGRVRLLLEFIVAGVASYIVVSQISTVLYVPFLVQSGIPLGPFYYVFAALVIVGAGNAVNLTDGLDGLATMPVIIAAGTFAIISYLAGRADFSEYLGIPHVPGAGELAIFCAAIMGAGLAFLWFNAPPAAVFMGDTGSLALGGALGAIAVASHHEIVLAVVGGLFVFEALSVIIQVFWFKRTGRRVFRMAPIHHHFEQLGWSESKVVIRFWIVAIVLALIGLSTLKLR from the coding sequence ATGCTGTACTTGCTCGCCGAGTGGATGGGTTTCGAGGGACTGTTCAACCTCGTCCGCTACCAGACCTTCCGCTCGGGCGCGACGCTGATGACCGCGCTCGTGATCGGCCTCATCATTGGACCGCGCTTCATCGACCTCTTGCGCGTGCGCCAGGGCAAGGGCCAGCCGATCCGCGAGGACGGCCCGCAGAGCCACCTCGCCAAGCGCGGCACGCCGACGATGGGCGGGCTAATGATCCTTACCAGCCTGATGCTGTCGCTGCTGATCTGGATGGATTTGCGCAACCCGTTCGTCTGGGCCTGCGTCGCGGTGACGCTGGGCTTCGGGATCATCGGCTTCCTCGACGATTACGACAAGGTGACCAAGGCGAGCCACAAGGGCGTGTCGGGCCGGGTGCGGCTGCTGCTCGAATTCATCGTGGCGGGCGTGGCGAGCTATATCGTGGTCAGCCAGATCAGCACGGTGCTCTACGTGCCGTTCCTCGTCCAGTCGGGCATTCCGCTGGGTCCGTTCTACTACGTCTTCGCGGCGCTGGTGATCGTGGGGGCGGGCAACGCGGTGAACCTGACCGACGGGCTCGACGGCCTCGCCACGATGCCGGTGATCATCGCCGCGGGCACTTTCGCGATCATCTCGTACCTCGCGGGCCGCGCGGACTTTTCGGAGTATCTCGGCATTCCGCACGTTCCGGGCGCGGGGGAGCTCGCGATCTTCTGCGCGGCGATCATGGGCGCGGGCCTCGCCTTCCTGTGGTTCAACGCGCCGCCTGCCGCGGTGTTCATGGGCGATACCGGCAGCCTTGCCCTCGGCGGAGCGCTCGGTGCGATCGCGGTCGCCAGCCACCACGAGATCGTTCTCGCGGTCGTCGGCGGGCTGTTCGTGTTCGAGGCGCTGTCGGTCATCATCCAGGTGTTCTGGTTCAAGCGCACCGGCCGCCGCGTGTTCCGCATGGCGCCGATCCACCACCATTTTGAGCAGCTCGGCTGGAGCGAGAGCAAGGTCGTGATCCGGTTCTGGATCGTGGCGATCGTGCTCGCGCTGATCGGGCTTTCCACGCTGAAGCTGCGGTGA
- a CDS encoding UDP-N-acetylmuramoyl-L-alanyl-D-glutamate--2,6-diaminopimelate ligase, whose amino-acid sequence MKLARIAAAAGFDPGPAGGETITGFAIDHRKVAPGTVFGAFEGARVNGEDFIPAAIAAGAVAVVARPEAKVEGALHIADAQPRRMFARAAAAFFQPVPETIVAVTGTNGKTSTVEMTRQLWRMAGLSAASIGTLGVTTPDESVSTGLTTPDIVTFLSNMTGLAREGVTHVAYEASSHGLSQFRNEGLRVAAGAFTNLSRDHLDYHEGMEDYFAAKMRLFDEVVGSEGTAVIWRDGDGWAERAERHARTGGLRVLSVGGEGEDIRLVARTPGHLGQMLEIEHGGTTRKVNLPLIGAYQAANALVAAGLVIATGGDPAATFDGLTRLQPVRGRLERAALNRAGAPVYVDYAHTPDALEAAIAALRPHVSDSPRGRLIVVFGAGGDRDAGKRAEMGRVAAERADVVIVTDDNPRGEDPAAIRRQVMDGAYGAREIGDRRAAIAAAVALAQAGDIVLVAGKGHEQGQIVGSGEDMKILPFDDVTVAREAAAAGGAA is encoded by the coding sequence ATGAAGCTGGCGCGGATAGCTGCGGCCGCCGGGTTCGACCCCGGACCGGCCGGCGGCGAGACGATCACGGGCTTCGCGATCGACCATCGCAAGGTCGCGCCCGGCACTGTTTTCGGTGCGTTCGAGGGTGCCCGCGTCAACGGCGAGGATTTCATTCCCGCCGCCATCGCGGCGGGTGCGGTCGCGGTGGTCGCGCGGCCCGAGGCGAAGGTTGAAGGCGCGCTCCACATCGCCGACGCGCAGCCGCGCAGGATGTTCGCTCGCGCTGCCGCCGCGTTCTTCCAGCCCGTGCCCGAGACCATCGTCGCGGTGACCGGGACCAACGGCAAGACCTCGACCGTCGAGATGACCCGCCAGCTCTGGCGCATGGCGGGCCTCAGCGCGGCGTCGATCGGCACGCTCGGTGTGACCACTCCGGACGAAAGCGTTTCGACCGGGCTGACCACGCCCGACATCGTGACATTCCTGTCCAACATGACCGGCCTTGCGCGCGAGGGCGTTACCCACGTGGCCTACGAGGCTTCGAGCCATGGTCTCAGCCAGTTCCGCAACGAAGGGCTGCGGGTCGCGGCGGGCGCCTTTACGAATCTCAGCCGCGATCACCTGGATTACCACGAGGGCATGGAGGACTACTTCGCCGCCAAGATGCGGCTGTTCGACGAGGTAGTCGGCTCAGAAGGCACGGCAGTGATCTGGCGCGACGGTGATGGATGGGCCGAACGCGCCGAGCGGCACGCGCGGACCGGGGGGTTGCGCGTGCTTTCGGTGGGCGGCGAGGGGGAGGATATCCGCCTCGTCGCCCGCACTCCGGGTCATTTGGGCCAGATGCTCGAGATCGAGCATGGCGGGACGACCCGCAAGGTCAACCTGCCGCTGATCGGCGCCTACCAGGCCGCCAACGCGCTCGTCGCGGCGGGGCTCGTCATCGCCACGGGAGGAGACCCGGCTGCCACGTTCGACGGATTGACCCGGCTGCAACCGGTGCGCGGCAGGCTCGAAAGAGCCGCGCTCAACCGTGCAGGGGCGCCGGTCTATGTCGATTACGCGCATACGCCCGACGCGCTCGAGGCGGCGATCGCGGCGCTCCGGCCGCACGTTTCGGACAGCCCGCGTGGACGGCTCATCGTGGTCTTCGGCGCGGGCGGTGACCGCGACGCCGGCAAGCGCGCCGAAATGGGCCGCGTCGCGGCGGAGCGCGCCGACGTGGTCATCGTCACCGACGACAATCCCCGCGGCGAAGATCCTGCGGCGATCCGCCGCCAGGTGATGGACGGTGCCTATGGCGCGCGGGAGATCGGGGATCGCCGCGCGGCCATCGCCGCCGCCGTGGCACTGGCGCAGGCGGGCGACATCGTCCTCGTCGCAGGCAAGGGCCACGAACAGGGCCAGATCGTCGGATCGGGAGAAGACATGAAGATACTGCCGTTCGACGACGTGACCGTGGCGCGCGAAGCCGCCGCGGCGGGCGGCGCCGCATGA
- a CDS encoding peptidoglycan D,D-transpeptidase FtsI family protein codes for MNALTYTAAIHSGRVQLVNLRQKSLSVARLRVLFVAVAFAALAVAAVLRIGYLGLTGSARATTSFEEALLPPRGEITDRNGEPLARAFPAFALWYNPEALGADNPLVKSPQQVAKELAAIFPDIDETQLADRLAKGKAGYLRRRVLPEEANKVQAIGELALELPQETDRHYPQGSMGAHVLGYVGADGHGRVGMEAVLDKQLLDPATRGQSTPLSIDVRVQGALEDELTRGMRATNAIGSAGIILDVDTGEVLALASLPEFDPNHIDQAGVANMFNRVTNQVYELGSTFKPLTVAAAIDAGTITDFGRRYSARPFPIGGFTIKDSHPLGDSLNTPEMLIHSSNVVTAHMVEELGANRLKKTMADLGMNARPEIELPARGFPLWASGDWPLLRGMTVGYGHGIAVTPLHLASAYATMVNGGIYRPATMHKVAPGKAAKGRRVFKASTSARMNQLLRMIAVYGTGRNANAPGFRVGGKTGSAEKPGAGGYRKTTLVSTFAAAFPMDRPRYVVIVMMDEPKGTIASSFQRTAAYTAAPVVGRLVPRIGPILGVAPDSSRDVDLTDLAPLVPKGKGE; via the coding sequence GTGAACGCGCTGACTTATACCGCCGCGATCCACTCGGGGCGCGTCCAGCTCGTCAACCTTCGCCAGAAGTCGCTCTCGGTCGCGCGCCTTCGGGTGCTGTTCGTGGCGGTCGCGTTCGCCGCGCTCGCCGTGGCGGCGGTCCTGCGCATCGGATATCTGGGCCTGACGGGAAGCGCCCGGGCGACCACCTCGTTCGAAGAAGCCCTGCTGCCACCGCGCGGCGAGATCACCGACCGCAACGGCGAACCGCTGGCCCGGGCCTTTCCGGCCTTCGCGCTGTGGTACAACCCTGAAGCGCTGGGTGCGGACAACCCGCTGGTCAAGTCGCCGCAACAGGTCGCGAAGGAACTCGCAGCGATCTTCCCCGACATCGACGAGACCCAGCTTGCCGATCGCCTGGCCAAGGGCAAGGCAGGCTACCTTCGTCGCCGGGTACTGCCCGAAGAGGCGAACAAGGTGCAGGCCATCGGCGAACTCGCGCTCGAGCTGCCGCAGGAAACCGACCGACACTATCCGCAAGGTTCGATGGGAGCGCACGTGCTGGGCTACGTCGGCGCCGATGGGCACGGCCGGGTGGGCATGGAAGCAGTGCTCGACAAGCAGCTGCTCGATCCCGCGACGAGAGGTCAATCCACCCCGCTGTCGATCGACGTGCGGGTGCAGGGCGCGCTGGAGGACGAACTGACCCGAGGGATGCGCGCGACCAACGCCATCGGCTCGGCCGGCATCATCCTCGATGTGGACACCGGCGAGGTCCTCGCGCTCGCGTCGCTTCCCGAATTCGACCCGAACCACATCGACCAGGCGGGCGTCGCCAACATGTTCAACCGGGTGACGAACCAGGTCTACGAGCTGGGGTCCACCTTCAAGCCGCTGACCGTCGCCGCCGCGATCGATGCAGGCACGATCACCGACTTTGGACGGCGCTATTCGGCGCGGCCGTTCCCGATCGGCGGGTTCACGATCAAGGACAGCCACCCGCTCGGCGATTCGCTCAACACGCCCGAAATGCTGATCCATTCCTCGAACGTGGTCACGGCGCACATGGTCGAGGAACTCGGCGCGAACCGCCTGAAGAAGACGATGGCCGATCTCGGCATGAACGCCCGGCCCGAAATCGAACTGCCGGCCCGCGGATTTCCGCTGTGGGCCAGCGGCGACTGGCCGCTGCTGCGCGGGATGACCGTCGGCTACGGGCACGGCATCGCAGTCACCCCGCTGCACCTCGCCAGCGCCTACGCGACCATGGTCAACGGCGGGATCTATCGCCCCGCGACGATGCACAAGGTCGCGCCGGGCAAGGCCGCCAAGGGCCGCCGGGTGTTCAAGGCGAGCACGTCGGCGCGGATGAACCAGCTCCTGCGCATGATCGCGGTCTACGGCACCGGCCGCAACGCCAATGCTCCGGGCTTCCGCGTCGGCGGTAAGACCGGATCGGCGGAGAAGCCCGGTGCGGGCGGCTATCGCAAGACCACGCTGGTTTCGACCTTTGCGGCGGCGTTCCCCATGGACCGCCCGCGCTATGTCGTGATCGTAATGATGGACGAACCGAAGGGCACCATCGCCTCGAGCTTCCAGCGCACCGCCGCTTACACGGCCGCGCCGGTGGTCGGTCGCCTCGTCCCGCGCATCGGACCGATCCTGGGTGTCGCACCCGACTCTTCGCGTGACGTGGATCTTACCGATCTTGCGCCGCTGGTTCCCAAGGGGAAGGGCGAATGA
- the murD gene encoding UDP-N-acetylmuramoyl-L-alanine--D-glutamate ligase has product MITSPAFKDKKYAVLGLARSGLAAVDALVASGARVTAWDRQDNARAKVDPANVLLADPLEIDLTGYDGVVVSPGVPLNAHPIAPRAAQFGVPVIGDIELFAQARASLPPHKVVGITGTNGKSTTTALVHHILKTAGVPTTMGGNIGIPILSQDPLPEGGVYVLELSSYQIDLTQSLDCDVAVLLNVTPDHLDRYESFEAYAASKFRLIRMQSDEHSWVSTDDAMVRKMDHEAEDLIGPNGGDRSFPVSTASDDGLVSVFEGLAQTRSGRIGFQHNWPSLQGPHNAQNAAAAIAVSRLLGLELNEISEALRTFTGLPHRMERVATHNGVLFVNDSKATNTDSTAPALAAFPPENGQPRIHWIVGGLPKEDGLGATEQHLANVKAAYTIGEAGPRFAELLTGRVPVVRAEMMCNAVREAMAAAVPGDVVMLSPACASFDQFKDYEQRGERFRQFVAALAEDPAADPCAEDASA; this is encoded by the coding sequence GTGATCACGAGCCCCGCCTTCAAGGACAAGAAGTACGCCGTCCTCGGACTTGCGCGCAGCGGGCTGGCGGCGGTCGACGCCCTGGTGGCGAGCGGGGCGCGGGTGACCGCGTGGGACCGGCAGGACAACGCGCGGGCGAAGGTCGATCCGGCAAACGTGCTGCTCGCCGATCCGCTCGAGATCGACCTCACCGGATACGACGGCGTGGTGGTCTCGCCCGGCGTGCCGCTCAACGCCCACCCTATCGCCCCGCGCGCAGCGCAATTCGGCGTGCCGGTGATCGGCGATATCGAACTGTTCGCGCAGGCCCGCGCCAGCCTGCCCCCGCACAAGGTCGTCGGCATCACCGGCACCAACGGCAAGAGCACCACCACCGCGCTGGTCCACCACATCCTTAAGACCGCGGGCGTGCCGACCACGATGGGCGGCAACATCGGCATCCCGATCCTGTCCCAGGACCCGCTTCCGGAGGGCGGGGTCTACGTGCTCGAGCTGTCGAGCTACCAGATCGACCTGACCCAGAGCCTCGATTGCGACGTGGCGGTGCTGCTCAATGTGACGCCGGATCACCTTGATCGGTACGAGAGCTTCGAGGCCTATGCGGCGAGCAAGTTCCGTCTTATTCGTATGCAATCGGACGAGCACTCATGGGTGTCGACCGACGATGCGATGGTCCGCAAGATGGACCATGAAGCGGAAGACTTGATCGGACCTAATGGCGGCGATCGTTCGTTTCCTGTCAGCACAGCCAGCGATGACGGCCTCGTGTCCGTGTTCGAAGGGCTGGCGCAGACACGAAGTGGGCGTATTGGCTTCCAACACAATTGGCCGAGCCTGCAAGGTCCGCACAATGCCCAGAACGCTGCAGCTGCAATTGCTGTCTCTCGACTTCTCGGACTTGAGCTGAACGAAATCTCGGAGGCCCTCCGCACCTTCACCGGCCTCCCGCACCGCATGGAGCGCGTCGCCACCCACAACGGCGTGCTGTTCGTCAACGACAGCAAGGCGACCAACACCGACAGCACCGCCCCCGCGCTCGCCGCCTTCCCGCCCGAAAACGGCCAGCCTCGCATCCACTGGATCGTCGGCGGCCTGCCCAAGGAGGACGGGCTCGGCGCGACCGAGCAGCACCTCGCCAACGTCAAGGCGGCCTACACTATCGGAGAGGCGGGCCCGCGCTTCGCCGAGCTGCTGACCGGCCGCGTGCCGGTCGTGCGCGCCGAGATGATGTGCAACGCGGTCCGCGAAGCGATGGCGGCGGCGGTTCCGGGCGACGTGGTGATGCTCAGCCCCGCCTGCGCCAGCTTCGACCAGTTCAAGGACTACGAGCAGCGCGGCGAGCGCTTCCGCCAGTTCGTCGCCGCGCTGGCCGAGGACCCTGCCGCGGACCCGTGCGCAGAGGACGCGAGCGCATGA
- the murG gene encoding undecaprenyldiphospho-muramoylpentapeptide beta-N-acetylglucosaminyltransferase → MTGASRHYVLAAGGTGGHLIPAFALAAELHARGHHVALVTDERGAKLPGKPDFLPAHVIPASKLGKNPLRWPSGVRAIMDGRAMAMRLYESFQPSAIVGFGGYPVFPALLAAMACEVPSVIHEQNAVLGRVNRFFAGRVDAIATAYPEVARLNPKHAGKVHLVGNPVRAEVLSLRDEPFPAFVEDGLLRVLVTGGSQGARVLSEVVPDGLAMLQPALRQRLQVTQQCRPEDIDAVRARYRSHDIPAELATYFEDMATRLADAHLFIGRAGASTIAELTAVGRPAILVPLPIATDDHQAANCREIVKAGGARMIRQPMSTVGVPEGSSDSANARRRKQSEIFQKLAKDISRQIQAMAQHPETLATAAHGAWNCGRPRAVEDLADLVESFGGAELMDVIRVGGNNARGASQGAVAGQGAARDRA, encoded by the coding sequence ATGACCGGCGCCAGCCGCCACTACGTACTCGCCGCGGGCGGAACCGGCGGGCACCTGATCCCCGCGTTCGCGCTCGCCGCCGAGCTGCACGCGCGCGGACACCACGTCGCGCTGGTGACCGACGAGCGCGGCGCGAAGCTGCCGGGCAAGCCCGATTTCCTCCCCGCGCACGTGATCCCCGCCAGCAAGCTCGGCAAGAACCCGCTGCGCTGGCCCTCCGGCGTCCGCGCGATCATGGATGGTCGCGCGATGGCGATGCGGCTCTACGAGAGCTTCCAGCCCAGCGCCATCGTCGGCTTCGGCGGCTATCCGGTCTTTCCCGCGCTGCTCGCCGCGATGGCGTGCGAGGTGCCGAGCGTCATCCACGAACAGAACGCGGTGCTCGGGCGGGTGAACCGGTTCTTCGCCGGGCGCGTCGACGCGATCGCCACCGCCTATCCCGAGGTCGCGCGGCTGAACCCCAAGCACGCCGGCAAGGTCCATCTCGTCGGCAACCCGGTGCGCGCGGAAGTCCTCTCTCTGCGCGACGAGCCGTTTCCGGCCTTCGTGGAGGACGGCCTGCTGCGGGTTCTGGTGACCGGCGGCAGCCAGGGCGCGCGGGTGCTGAGCGAGGTCGTGCCCGACGGGCTGGCGATGCTCCAGCCCGCGCTGCGCCAGCGGTTGCAGGTGACCCAGCAATGCCGGCCCGAGGATATCGACGCGGTTCGCGCGCGCTACCGCAGCCACGACATCCCGGCGGAGCTGGCGACCTATTTCGAGGACATGGCGACGCGCCTCGCCGACGCGCACCTGTTCATCGGCCGCGCGGGCGCGAGCACCATCGCCGAACTGACCGCGGTCGGCCGCCCGGCGATCCTCGTGCCGCTGCCGATCGCGACCGACGATCACCAGGCCGCGAATTGCCGGGAAATCGTGAAAGCCGGCGGTGCACGAATGATCCGTCAGCCCATGAGCACCGTGGGAGTGCCGGAGGGGAGCAGCGATTCCGCTAACGCGCGGCGGCGAAAGCAGTCGGAAATCTTCCAGAAACTCGCAAAGGACATCTCGCGCCAGATCCAGGCGATGGCGCAGCATCCCGAAACGCTGGCGACCGCCGCGCACGGCGCCTGGAACTGCGGCCGGCCCAGGGCGGTCGAAGACCTCGCCGACCTGGTCGAGAGCTTCGGCGGGGCCGAACTGATGGACGTGATCCGCGTCGGCGGCAACAACGCCCGCGGCGCGAGCCAGGGCGCGGTGGCGGGGCAGGGCGCTGCGAGAGACCGGGCATGA
- a CDS encoding FtsW/RodA/SpoVE family cell cycle protein has product MIERPYIPRAGSPAAAQPRYPVSTGAQFKVWWREVDRVLLGLVLLLMTVGTAAVFAASPASAHRLSTANVKLPELYFYWAHLRWQAVGLVFLFAASALSRENARRVGIVLAGAMLFFLMLVPIVGSEVNGAQRWISLGIAGFQPSEFLKPGFAILLAWIVSWRLRDPNLPVLVMVTGLMGFVAALMMMQPDFGGTILFAGVWFVIVLLAGIPLKRVGMLIGGGVVAVTATYFLYDNARHRIDAFLGGGTAFDQVDLASRTLLAGGWTGSGLWLGVRKMNLPEAHTDYIFSVIGEEFGLITCALVVCLFLAIVVRVLTRLVDEDDLFTLLASAGLITQIGGQAFINILVNLQLFPSKGMTLPLVSYGGSSTIAVCLAVGLLVALTRRNPFLYRETPGLRELIAKELNG; this is encoded by the coding sequence ATGATCGAGCGGCCCTATATTCCCCGTGCCGGCTCTCCTGCAGCCGCGCAGCCGCGCTATCCGGTCTCGACCGGCGCGCAGTTCAAGGTCTGGTGGCGCGAGGTCGACCGCGTGCTGCTGGGGCTCGTCCTGCTGCTCATGACGGTCGGCACCGCCGCGGTCTTCGCCGCAAGTCCGGCGAGTGCGCATCGGCTTTCGACCGCGAACGTCAAGCTGCCCGAGCTCTACTTCTACTGGGCGCACCTGCGCTGGCAGGCGGTCGGCCTGGTGTTCCTGTTCGCTGCGTCGGCACTGAGCCGCGAGAACGCGCGCCGGGTCGGCATCGTGCTCGCGGGCGCAATGCTGTTCTTCCTGATGCTGGTCCCCATCGTCGGCAGCGAGGTGAACGGCGCGCAGCGGTGGATCAGCCTCGGCATCGCGGGCTTCCAGCCGTCCGAATTCCTCAAGCCCGGCTTCGCAATCCTGCTTGCGTGGATCGTGTCGTGGCGGCTGCGCGATCCCAACCTGCCGGTGCTGGTCATGGTGACGGGGCTGATGGGTTTCGTCGCCGCGCTGATGATGATGCAGCCGGACTTCGGCGGCACCATCCTGTTCGCGGGCGTCTGGTTCGTGATCGTGCTGCTCGCGGGCATCCCGCTGAAGCGTGTCGGCATGCTGATCGGCGGCGGCGTGGTGGCGGTGACGGCGACCTATTTCCTCTACGACAACGCGCGCCACCGCATCGACGCGTTCCTCGGCGGCGGTACCGCGTTCGACCAGGTGGACCTTGCCAGCCGCACGCTGCTCGCCGGCGGATGGACCGGCAGCGGGCTGTGGCTGGGCGTGCGCAAGATGAACCTGCCCGAAGCGCACACCGACTACATCTTCAGCGTGATCGGCGAGGAATTCGGCCTCATCACCTGCGCGCTCGTGGTCTGCCTTTTCCTCGCCATCGTGGTGCGCGTCCTGACGCGGCTGGTGGACGAGGACGACCTGTTCACGCTGCTCGCCTCGGCCGGGCTGATCACCCAGATCGGCGGGCAGGCGTTCATCAACATCCTCGTCAACCTGCAGCTCTTCCCGTCGAAGGGAATGACCCTGCCGCTGGTGAGCTATGGCGGTTCGTCGACGATAGCGGTCTGTCTGGCGGTCGGGCTGCTGGTGGCTTTGACGCGGCGCAATCCCTTCCTCTACCGCGAGACCCCCGGTTTGCGGGAGCTGATCGCGAAGGAGCTGAATGGATGA
- a CDS encoding UDP-N-acetylmuramoyl-tripeptide--D-alanyl-D-alanine ligase, translating to MSRHPALKAWPRQKRDSLRIALWTAEEIAAATGGKASGAFQCAGVEIDSRDVRSGDLFVALKGEATDGHRFVDKAFANGAAAALVSEPIDWPHVLVADTTQALEALAAAARDRADAVRVGVTGSVGKTGVKEAIFAALDRASRGAAHRSVRSYNNHVGVPLSLARMPGRAKFGVFEMGMNHAGEIDALTVQVQPHVAVITTIAPAHIENLGSMEAIADAKSEIFAGLVEGGTAVIPTDTPYYERLLVNARNAGVEVMTFGRAAGSDARLLDAIPSANGGSLVTADIDGTRLCYSVAEPGEHWILNSLAVMAAVKVAGGDLAAAGLALAEMGGLKGRGARHRIAVPGGHALVIDESYNANPASMRATLRQLGQTPATRRIAVLGSMKELGDFAPAMHAQLIEPVAEAHVDHLVLVGDEMRSLARELGKGAATALAAPLTFAHCEGPGEAIAALEEFGLAGGDAVLVKGSNSVGLGRLVAHLVDRGR from the coding sequence ATGAGCCGCCATCCCGCCCTGAAGGCCTGGCCGCGGCAGAAGCGCGACAGCCTGCGGATCGCCCTGTGGACCGCCGAGGAGATCGCCGCGGCCACAGGCGGCAAGGCCAGCGGCGCGTTCCAGTGCGCCGGGGTCGAGATCGACAGCCGCGACGTGCGCTCGGGCGACCTCTTCGTCGCGCTGAAGGGCGAAGCGACCGACGGCCATCGCTTCGTCGACAAGGCCTTTGCAAACGGCGCCGCGGCGGCGCTGGTGAGCGAGCCGATCGACTGGCCGCACGTGCTCGTCGCCGATACCACGCAGGCGCTGGAAGCGCTCGCCGCCGCCGCGCGGGATCGCGCCGACGCGGTGCGCGTCGGCGTCACCGGTTCGGTCGGCAAGACCGGGGTCAAGGAAGCGATTTTCGCCGCGCTCGACCGCGCGAGCCGCGGGGCGGCGCACCGGTCGGTCCGCAGCTACAACAACCACGTCGGCGTTCCGCTGAGCCTTGCCCGCATGCCCGGGCGCGCCAAATTCGGCGTGTTCGAGATGGGTATGAACCACGCGGGCGAGATCGACGCGCTGACCGTGCAGGTGCAGCCCCATGTCGCGGTGATCACCACCATCGCCCCGGCGCACATCGAGAACCTGGGGTCGATGGAGGCCATCGCCGACGCCAAGTCTGAGATCTTCGCCGGCCTCGTCGAAGGCGGTACCGCCGTCATCCCGACCGATACGCCTTACTACGAGCGCCTGCTGGTCAACGCGCGCAATGCGGGTGTCGAGGTCATGACATTCGGTCGCGCCGCCGGATCGGACGCGCGGCTGCTCGATGCGATCCCGTCGGCCAACGGCGGCTCGCTCGTCACTGCCGACATCGACGGGACGCGGCTGTGCTATTCGGTCGCCGAGCCGGGCGAGCACTGGATCCTCAATTCGCTGGCCGTCATGGCGGCGGTCAAGGTGGCGGGCGGCGACCTGGCGGCGGCGGGTCTTGCGCTGGCGGAGATGGGCGGTCTCAAGGGTCGCGGCGCGCGCCACCGGATCGCGGTGCCCGGCGGGCACGCGCTGGTGATCGACGAGAGCTACAATGCCAATCCCGCCTCGATGCGCGCGACCCTGCGCCAGCTTGGCCAGACCCCCGCCACGCGGCGGATCGCGGTGCTCGGCAGCATGAAGGAACTGGGCGATTTCGCTCCTGCCATGCACGCACAATTGATTGAACCTGTCGCCGAGGCGCATGTCGACCATCTGGTGCTGGTCGGCGACGAGATGCGCAGCCTCGCGCGCGAACTGGGGAAAGGCGCTGCCACCGCGCTTGCCGCTCCCTTGACCTTCGCGCATTGCGAGGGTCCCGGCGAAGCAATCGCGGCGCTGGAGGAGTTCGGGCTCGCAGGCGGCGATGCGGTGTTGGTCAAGGGATCGAATTCGGTCGGTCTCGGGAGGCTGGTGGCGCACCTCGTCGACCGCGGTCGTTAG
- the rsmH gene encoding 16S rRNA (cytosine(1402)-N(4))-methyltransferase RsmH, with the protein MTVPSAPHVPVLLDEVIAALAPQPGDVIVDATFGAGGYTRALLAAGATVHAFDRDPDAIAAGEKWPETAENPPRLVLHPRRFSEMVNALADSGLARVDGIVLDIGVSSMQLDQAARGFAFSADGPLDMRMSQDGPTAADFLNEADEGEIADVLYTYGEERQSRRVARAIVAARPLETTGDLARIVRKALGYRAGAPKDPATRSFQAVRIHVNAELAELETALAASETLLGEGGRLAVVSFHSLEDRIVKRFLRDASAVSGGSRHMPITEAAPATFTRVSKGIRPSEAELARNPRARSATLRHAVRTAAPARPETVRAA; encoded by the coding sequence GTGACCGTTCCTTCCGCCCCGCATGTACCCGTCCTTCTCGACGAGGTGATCGCGGCGCTGGCGCCGCAGCCGGGCGACGTGATCGTCGACGCCACGTTCGGTGCGGGTGGCTATACCCGTGCCCTGCTTGCGGCCGGCGCAACCGTGCACGCCTTCGACCGGGACCCCGATGCCATCGCCGCGGGCGAAAAGTGGCCGGAAACTGCGGAAAACCCGCCGCGGCTGGTTCTCCATCCGCGGCGATTCTCCGAAATGGTTAACGCGCTCGCCGATTCGGGTTTGGCGCGCGTCGACGGGATCGTGTTGGATATTGGTGTGTCTTCGATGCAGCTCGACCAGGCGGCGCGCGGTTTCGCGTTTTCCGCCGACGGTCCGCTCGACATGCGCATGAGCCAGGACGGACCGACCGCCGCCGACTTTCTCAACGAAGCCGACGAAGGCGAGATCGCCGACGTGCTCTATACCTACGGCGAGGAGCGCCAGAGCCGCCGCGTCGCGCGCGCGATCGTCGCGGCGCGTCCGCTTGAGACGACAGGCGATCTCGCCCGCATCGTCCGCAAGGCGCTGGGCTATCGCGCCGGTGCACCGAAGGACCCCGCGACCCGCAGCTTCCAGGCGGTCCGGATCCACGTGAATGCCGAGCTTGCCGAACTCGAGACTGCGCTCGCCGCTTCCGAGACCCTGCTGGGCGAAGGCGGGCGTCTTGCCGTCGTCAGCTTCCACAGCCTCGAAGATCGCATCGTCAAGCGCTTCCTCCGCGATGCATCCGCGGTGTCCGGCGGCTCGCGCCACATGCCCATTACCGAGGCCGCGCCCGCGACGTTCACTCGCGTGTCGAAGGGCATCCGTCCGTCCGAAGCCGAGCTCGCGCGCAACCCGCGTGCCCGTTCGGCCACCCTGCGCCACGCTGTCCGCACCGCGGCGCCGGCAAGGCCAGAAACGGTGAGGGCCGCGTGA